One window from the genome of Rhodopirellula halodulae encodes:
- a CDS encoding membrane or secreted protein, with protein MNFQRVQVADKRVINPTPTYLRNIVDRPRTRDGVVLQLMAAAFTLCLFGSQLNAQEAETDAAVEASETERPVLMTALKLLPDTAAGIVRIPNLTVLCDSWQKTTLSGITDDPAMKPLIEANFGSQGAVWEKLGDKVGLRPKEIYEIATGEVIAVWLPFENDNRRPSSVCVVADIRGKHAEAEKVLARVDQDLKADGATREDVTRGGETVRIYRPKTRPGQLKIEQVVVSLTDDRLIASDRDSVIFEVLDAIENDGRDDSLDKAPLLRTVWKQALSRSDIEQEGSQVEWFVKPLTMGRIIRDVAKVDRGNKVRILNLLENQGFDALQAAGGIVVVGQGKFDLLHRGYVHAPPVTDKPSRYRLAARMLQFPNTKLDEIPAWVPANTASVSRINWKIEEAFWAAETLVDEAFDNEIFRPSIEGIRDDEEGPQIDIENNVLPNLSEHLLLLTDNTLPATVNSERVLVAIEVRDAKAIGTAVRKAMEVEPDVFQVDTVPGVEIWQVKHGSGEDELDDEFFDDLGFEEEIDEQQAPILNTWAIAMVPAGKGSTKPHLVFSSHVDLLVDVAKRMQSGQGEKLADLDEVKDLLQMTRDMGADEVAFQRVVRLRQSLRAKYELQRQGELKNSDSVLASLVRRMFEDDEAESDEPIERLNVGKWPAFSEVEKYFRNAFGFVETTDSGWNLNGFLLK; from the coding sequence ATGAATTTTCAACGGGTGCAAGTGGCGGACAAGCGAGTGATCAATCCCACACCAACATATTTACGCAACATCGTCGATCGACCGAGGACCCGCGATGGAGTGGTGCTCCAATTGATGGCAGCGGCATTCACGCTGTGTCTGTTTGGATCACAACTGAACGCTCAAGAAGCAGAAACAGACGCCGCCGTGGAAGCCTCCGAGACCGAGCGTCCTGTTTTGATGACCGCGTTGAAGTTGCTGCCCGATACCGCGGCCGGCATTGTTCGCATTCCGAATCTCACGGTCCTGTGTGACTCCTGGCAAAAGACAACTCTGTCCGGCATCACGGACGATCCCGCGATGAAACCGTTGATCGAAGCCAACTTCGGCAGCCAAGGTGCCGTGTGGGAAAAGCTGGGTGACAAGGTTGGATTGCGTCCCAAAGAAATCTATGAAATCGCCACCGGCGAAGTGATCGCCGTTTGGTTGCCGTTTGAAAATGACAATCGACGCCCATCGTCGGTCTGCGTTGTCGCGGACATTCGTGGGAAACACGCGGAAGCCGAAAAGGTGCTCGCACGTGTCGATCAAGATTTGAAGGCCGATGGAGCCACCCGCGAAGATGTCACCCGAGGCGGAGAGACGGTCCGTATTTATCGACCCAAGACGCGACCGGGCCAATTGAAGATTGAACAAGTCGTCGTGTCGTTGACCGACGATCGTTTGATCGCCTCGGATCGCGATTCGGTCATTTTTGAAGTGCTTGATGCGATCGAAAACGACGGACGCGACGATTCGCTCGACAAGGCTCCGTTGTTGCGAACGGTTTGGAAACAAGCTCTGTCTCGCAGTGACATTGAGCAAGAAGGCTCGCAGGTGGAATGGTTCGTCAAGCCGTTGACCATGGGCCGCATCATTCGCGATGTCGCCAAGGTCGATCGAGGCAACAAGGTTCGGATTTTGAATCTGCTCGAAAACCAAGGTTTCGACGCGTTGCAAGCCGCCGGTGGGATCGTGGTTGTCGGTCAAGGCAAATTCGACTTGCTGCACCGTGGCTACGTTCATGCTCCACCAGTGACCGACAAACCCAGTCGCTACCGTTTGGCTGCACGGATGTTGCAGTTCCCCAACACCAAGTTGGATGAAATCCCTGCCTGGGTCCCAGCCAACACCGCCAGCGTTTCGCGAATCAATTGGAAGATTGAAGAAGCATTCTGGGCCGCGGAAACACTCGTCGATGAAGCCTTTGACAATGAAATCTTTCGTCCCAGTATCGAAGGAATTCGTGACGACGAAGAAGGCCCCCAGATCGACATTGAAAACAATGTGCTGCCGAATTTGTCAGAACACTTGTTGCTGCTAACCGACAACACGCTACCGGCGACGGTCAATTCCGAACGGGTGTTGGTGGCAATCGAAGTTCGTGATGCGAAAGCGATCGGAACCGCGGTTCGCAAAGCGATGGAAGTCGAACCTGACGTGTTTCAAGTCGACACCGTTCCGGGCGTCGAGATTTGGCAAGTCAAACATGGCAGCGGTGAAGACGAACTGGATGACGAGTTCTTCGATGACCTTGGTTTTGAAGAAGAAATTGACGAACAACAAGCTCCGATCCTGAACACTTGGGCCATCGCGATGGTGCCGGCCGGAAAAGGATCAACCAAGCCTCATCTGGTCTTCAGCAGCCATGTGGACCTGTTGGTGGACGTGGCCAAACGCATGCAAAGCGGCCAAGGCGAAAAGTTGGCTGACTTGGACGAGGTCAAAGACCTGTTGCAGATGACTCGCGACATGGGTGCCGATGAAGTCGCGTTCCAACGAGTGGTACGACTGCGTCAATCGCTTCGTGCGAAGTACGAACTGCAACGTCAGGGCGAATTGAAAAACAGCGATTCTGTTTTGGCGTCTTTGGTTCGTCGCATGTTTGAAGACGATGAAGCCGAATCAGACGAGCCGATCGAACGTCTAAACGTTGGCAAGTGGCCCGCGTTTTCGGAAGTCGAAAAATACTTTCGCAATGCATTCGGCTTTGTCGAGACCACCGACTCGGGCTGGAACCTGAACGGTTTCCTGTTGAAGTGA
- the purB gene encoding adenylosuccinate lyase, translating into MTESQETPYQNPLIERYASREMAFHWGPQRRFASWRKVWIALAEAEQELGISITDAQIAQLKEFENTLNLDAAAKYERELRHDVMAHVHAYGDQCPDARGIIHLGATSCFVTDNADLLLIREALELTAKRLAATIDQMAKFAAEHRDLPCLAFTHFQPAQPTTVGKRACLWIYDLVLDLEAIEHRLEMLRARSAKGTTGTQASFLELFSGDQAKVRELEKRVAEKLSFDSVYAVTGQTYPRKVDAQLLDALSGIGQSLHKIATDIRLLAGRKEVEEPFEKKQIGSSAMAYKRNPMRSERICALGRFVMSLQSSPAMTAATQWMERTLDDSANRRLVIPQAFLAIDAALVLMQNVADGMVVYPATIAKNLNAELPFMATENILMQAVAAGGDRQDLHEQIRVHSQAAALEVKQNARDNDLLERLKGDENFAGIDLDAALDPAAYVGRAPQQVDEFMEAVIEPIRQRYSGASDLSVEVKV; encoded by the coding sequence ATGACCGAATCGCAGGAAACCCCGTACCAAAACCCCCTGATTGAGCGTTACGCGTCAAGAGAAATGGCGTTTCATTGGGGGCCGCAGCGGCGTTTTGCATCTTGGCGAAAGGTCTGGATTGCCTTGGCGGAAGCCGAGCAGGAACTTGGCATCTCAATCACCGACGCTCAAATCGCTCAGCTAAAAGAATTTGAAAACACGCTAAACCTCGATGCTGCGGCGAAATACGAACGCGAATTGCGGCATGACGTGATGGCACACGTGCACGCCTACGGGGACCAGTGCCCGGATGCTCGCGGGATCATTCACCTGGGCGCCACCAGTTGCTTCGTGACCGACAATGCCGATCTGTTGCTCATTCGCGAAGCATTGGAACTGACAGCTAAACGACTGGCGGCGACGATCGACCAAATGGCCAAATTCGCGGCCGAACACCGTGACCTGCCCTGCCTCGCCTTCACTCACTTCCAACCCGCCCAACCAACGACGGTTGGCAAGCGAGCTTGTTTGTGGATTTATGACCTGGTCCTCGATCTCGAAGCAATCGAACATCGCCTGGAGATGCTTCGTGCTCGTTCGGCCAAGGGAACCACTGGAACGCAAGCCAGCTTCCTTGAACTGTTCTCCGGCGACCAAGCCAAGGTCCGCGAATTGGAGAAACGTGTCGCTGAGAAGCTCTCTTTCGATTCGGTCTACGCGGTGACGGGGCAAACGTATCCGCGCAAAGTCGACGCTCAATTGCTGGATGCTTTGTCGGGCATCGGGCAGAGTCTGCATAAAATCGCGACGGACATTCGGCTGCTCGCCGGTCGCAAAGAAGTCGAAGAACCGTTTGAAAAGAAACAAATCGGCAGCTCGGCAATGGCCTACAAACGCAACCCGATGCGAAGTGAGCGAATCTGCGCTCTTGGTCGGTTTGTGATGAGCTTGCAAAGCAGCCCCGCGATGACCGCCGCCACGCAGTGGATGGAACGCACACTCGACGACAGTGCCAACCGCCGCCTGGTCATTCCGCAAGCGTTCCTGGCGATCGATGCGGCGCTAGTCCTGATGCAAAACGTTGCCGACGGCATGGTGGTCTACCCCGCAACCATCGCGAAAAACCTGAACGCAGAACTGCCATTCATGGCGACCGAAAATATTCTGATGCAAGCTGTGGCCGCCGGCGGCGATCGCCAAGACTTGCATGAGCAGATCCGAGTTCACAGCCAAGCCGCGGCGTTGGAAGTCAAGCAAAACGCTCGCGACAATGATTTGCTGGAACGTTTGAAAGGCGACGAGAATTTCGCCGGCATCGACCTGGACGCGGCCTTGGACCCAGCCGCCTATGTTGGACGCGCGCCGCAACAAGTCGACGAGTTCATGGAAGCGGTGATCGAGCCCATCCGTCAACGCTACTCCGGTGCGAGCGACCTCAGCGTCGAAGTCAAAGTCTGA
- a CDS encoding 3'-5' exoribonuclease YhaM family protein, translated as MSRSAIQDLSDGQTLAQSFQAADKQLRVNRQGGKYILLKLSDRSGTIVGMMWNADETTFDTFDRGDFIHCSGRTQIHNGALQMIVTEIQRMDPAEVDSSDFDRFDADQAESNLTRLRELLATISHPHLDALVQTYLKDEAFLQSFQLAAAAVTNHHAYPGGLLEHTVNMMELVRLISPRYGNLDTDLLMVGAFLHDLGKIDELKSSGEISYTDRGQLVGHIVIGVQRLNEKIAETESASGNTFPTELRHQLEHLVVSHHGLQEYGSPKIPVTLEAIALNHIDNLDAKLASYTSIIESDVAADGNWTNYHPSIGRKLWKGQS; from the coding sequence GTGTCACGATCCGCGATTCAAGACCTCTCTGATGGGCAAACACTCGCCCAGTCGTTCCAAGCTGCCGACAAACAGTTGCGGGTCAATCGCCAGGGCGGCAAATACATTCTGCTGAAATTATCGGATCGATCCGGCACGATCGTCGGCATGATGTGGAATGCCGACGAGACCACATTCGACACGTTTGACCGTGGCGACTTTATCCACTGCAGCGGACGGACGCAGATTCACAACGGTGCGTTGCAGATGATCGTCACCGAAATCCAGCGAATGGATCCGGCCGAGGTGGACTCCAGCGATTTCGATCGCTTTGACGCGGATCAAGCCGAATCGAACCTGACCCGTCTACGCGAATTGTTGGCGACGATCTCTCATCCGCATCTGGATGCGTTGGTGCAAACATATTTGAAAGATGAGGCATTCCTGCAATCGTTCCAGCTAGCCGCGGCGGCGGTTACCAACCATCACGCCTATCCAGGTGGATTGCTGGAGCACACGGTCAACATGATGGAATTGGTTCGACTGATTTCCCCACGCTACGGGAACTTGGACACCGATCTGTTGATGGTGGGCGCGTTCCTGCACGACTTAGGCAAGATCGACGAACTGAAGTCCAGCGGCGAGATCAGCTACACCGATCGAGGCCAATTGGTGGGTCACATCGTCATCGGCGTGCAGCGGTTGAACGAGAAAATTGCCGAAACGGAATCCGCCAGTGGAAACACATTCCCAACCGAACTACGTCATCAACTGGAACACTTGGTCGTCAGCCATCATGGATTGCAAGAATACGGCAGTCCCAAGATCCCAGTGACGCTCGAGGCGATTGCATTGAACCACATTGATAACCTCGACGCGAAACTCGCGTCTTACACTTCGATCATCGAATCGGACGTGGCGGCGGACGGTAACTGGACCAATTACCACCCATCTATCGGACGAAAACTTTGGAAAGGTCAATCATGA
- a CDS encoding serine/threonine-protein kinase: MTEPSSVPNAAPETSGDLPDTLGSIGPYRLMELLGKGGMGEVYRAEDTRLQRTVALKVMNERFSKSPNSRKRILEEARSMAAVYHDNVATLFEVGQRDGTPFLAMELLQGSTLEEALQQGRRFTSEEVVAIADQVAQGLEAAHERGIIHRDIKPANLWLQSPTERVKILDFGLALAGSAVQGLAKGESVVGTPGYLSPEQARNDHVDERTDLYSLGVVMYELCAGKVPLLANNTPTQLVNILCKPPLPLSEQTRDGEPVQVPLALEQLIMRLLAKDPGGRYESATALRQRLSEIRSEMDAEKQSALAIQIDPVNSGVGAAVPSGEAEQSAKPKPSRSRMAWIVVLAACVLGIVVGLGWWALGTSQQATQSLASVPAIEAKPEAPAVLASELTQLKLTGNVIANPEVAVGEMARFRLQLSNQAESSETDPRVQFSDAKQIARITTYLQQEGMPKRKAPAFPRSFSPRQLPGPGETQSIEVQFLASNLAQERFDILFELQSPAGAVVDSKRTQMDVVENLRTGDLLGFQTVRTLAGQGADTFVQRGSGENFGKKPYVEVHRSGKEQGYALKIAVLRFDLTQLDPPSGAGGESAKSVLARIDRSALLLSVAPDSLASLFNVQVHGWPDDVLGADGMGPRKWQEASESDSQLKYERAPWKDGFEQLVPLGEFEFDNAAQVLKDKPDAVRFVSKAMDEFLRTSSGVVTLVLWTKSWTNHPSRFHSQERSPELAPAMAVRWKTEPPAP, encoded by the coding sequence ATGACCGAACCGTCGTCCGTACCGAATGCCGCGCCCGAAACGTCGGGTGACTTGCCGGACACGCTGGGCAGCATTGGCCCCTACCGGTTGATGGAGTTGCTGGGCAAAGGCGGGATGGGCGAGGTGTATCGCGCCGAAGACACGCGACTGCAACGCACGGTCGCGTTGAAGGTCATGAACGAGCGATTTTCGAAATCGCCCAATAGCCGCAAACGTATCCTGGAAGAGGCGCGTTCGATGGCGGCGGTCTACCACGACAACGTCGCGACTTTATTTGAGGTTGGGCAGCGTGACGGAACGCCGTTTCTCGCCATGGAATTGTTGCAGGGAAGCACGCTGGAAGAAGCCTTGCAGCAAGGACGACGCTTCACCTCGGAGGAAGTGGTGGCGATCGCCGATCAAGTCGCACAAGGTTTGGAGGCGGCCCATGAGCGCGGCATCATTCATCGCGACATCAAGCCAGCGAACTTGTGGCTGCAATCGCCAACGGAGCGTGTCAAGATTTTGGACTTCGGTTTGGCGCTGGCTGGGTCGGCCGTTCAAGGATTGGCCAAAGGCGAGAGCGTTGTGGGGACGCCGGGATATCTTTCACCCGAACAAGCTCGCAACGATCATGTGGATGAACGCACGGATCTCTACTCGTTGGGCGTGGTGATGTATGAGTTGTGTGCGGGGAAGGTTCCGTTACTCGCTAACAACACGCCGACGCAATTGGTCAACATTCTCTGCAAGCCACCGTTGCCATTGTCGGAACAAACTCGCGACGGCGAACCGGTTCAGGTGCCCCTCGCATTAGAACAATTGATCATGCGATTGTTGGCGAAAGATCCAGGTGGTCGATATGAATCCGCCACGGCATTGCGACAACGGTTGTCAGAAATTCGGTCGGAGATGGACGCTGAGAAGCAATCTGCGTTGGCCATCCAAATCGACCCCGTGAATTCAGGCGTTGGGGCGGCTGTTCCAAGCGGCGAGGCTGAACAATCCGCGAAGCCAAAACCGTCCCGTTCGCGAATGGCTTGGATCGTTGTGTTGGCTGCTTGTGTGCTGGGCATCGTGGTTGGCTTGGGTTGGTGGGCTTTGGGTACGTCGCAGCAAGCCACTCAGTCACTTGCGTCGGTTCCTGCTATCGAAGCCAAACCCGAAGCTCCTGCGGTTTTAGCGTCGGAGTTGACACAGTTGAAGTTGACCGGGAATGTGATCGCGAATCCGGAAGTGGCGGTTGGTGAGATGGCCCGTTTTCGGCTGCAGCTTTCCAATCAAGCCGAATCGTCGGAAACTGATCCTCGCGTTCAATTTTCTGATGCCAAGCAAATTGCGCGCATCACCACCTACCTTCAGCAGGAAGGGATGCCAAAACGAAAGGCCCCGGCGTTTCCTCGATCGTTCTCACCGCGGCAGCTTCCTGGTCCCGGCGAGACTCAATCGATTGAGGTGCAGTTCTTAGCCAGCAACTTGGCACAGGAACGTTTCGATATTTTGTTCGAACTGCAGTCTCCGGCCGGTGCGGTGGTGGATTCGAAACGCACGCAGATGGACGTTGTCGAGAACCTTCGCACGGGTGATTTGCTCGGGTTCCAAACCGTGCGAACGTTGGCGGGGCAAGGTGCGGATACGTTTGTGCAGCGAGGATCCGGAGAGAACTTTGGAAAGAAGCCGTATGTGGAAGTTCATCGGTCTGGCAAAGAGCAAGGCTATGCGTTGAAGATCGCCGTGCTTCGTTTCGACTTGACGCAATTGGATCCGCCATCCGGGGCCGGCGGAGAATCAGCGAAATCGGTGTTGGCACGAATCGACCGTTCGGCTTTGTTGCTGAGCGTCGCTCCTGATTCCCTCGCATCACTTTTCAACGTTCAGGTGCACGGGTGGCCGGATGACGTTTTGGGGGCGGATGGCATGGGGCCACGGAAGTGGCAGGAGGCCTCCGAATCGGACTCGCAACTCAAATACGAGCGGGCACCTTGGAAAGACGGGTTCGAGCAGTTGGTGCCGCTGGGCGAGTTTGAATTTGACAACGCCGCACAAGTGCTGAAGGACAAACCCGACGCCGTTCGATTCGTTTCCAAAGCCATGGACGAGTTTCTTCGCACGTCGTCAGGAGTGGTCACGTTGGTGCTGTGGACGAAGTCGTGGACCAACCACCCCAGTCGGTTTCATTCCCAAGAACGATCGCCCGAATTGGCACCGGCGATGGCGGTGCGTTGGAAGACGGAGCCACCGGCACCCTGA
- the queC gene encoding 7-cyano-7-deazaguanine synthase QueC, which translates to MINGVDSTNAPRAVILLSGGLDSATCVAIARDQGFEVHAISFRYGQRHNGELDRAAKQAQLMQVASHRIIDIDLAQLGGSALVDSSIAVPKSDHVDKIAGDIPVTYVPARNTIFLSYALAVAEVLGSRDIFIGVNALDYSGYPDCRPEFIDAFQTMARLATKAGVEDEQSLSIHTPLLHWTKAEIIQRGIELGVDYSQTLSCYDPQGAGEDARPCGQCDACLLRAKGFAENEIADPALS; encoded by the coding sequence ATGATCAACGGTGTCGATTCAACCAACGCACCGCGAGCCGTGATCTTGCTTTCAGGTGGCTTGGACAGTGCCACCTGCGTGGCAATCGCGCGAGACCAAGGTTTCGAGGTCCATGCGATCAGCTTTCGATATGGGCAACGTCACAATGGCGAGCTGGACCGCGCGGCCAAGCAGGCTCAATTGATGCAAGTGGCGTCGCATCGGATCATCGACATTGATCTCGCGCAGCTTGGTGGATCGGCGCTCGTGGACTCATCCATTGCCGTTCCGAAATCCGATCACGTTGACAAAATCGCGGGCGATATTCCGGTGACCTATGTCCCGGCTCGCAACACGATTTTCTTGTCGTACGCGTTGGCCGTCGCGGAAGTGCTGGGGTCCCGTGACATCTTCATCGGCGTCAATGCGTTGGACTACAGCGGCTATCCCGATTGCCGTCCCGAGTTCATCGATGCTTTTCAAACGATGGCACGGTTGGCAACAAAAGCCGGGGTGGAAGACGAGCAATCGCTGTCCATCCACACACCGCTGTTGCATTGGACAAAAGCCGAGATCATCCAACGCGGCATCGAACTCGGCGTGGACTACTCACAAACCCTGTCGTGTTACGACCCGCAAGGCGCCGGTGAAGACGCACGGCCCTGCGGCCAATGCGATGCGTGCTTGTTGCGAGCCAAAGGATTCGCCGAGAACGAAATCGCTGATCCAGCGTTAAGCTGA